In Edaphobacter lichenicola, a single genomic region encodes these proteins:
- a CDS encoding TetR/AcrR family transcriptional regulator, which translates to MRKQQTPELAEKPRKRGRHRSLEAKTAILKATLQLLERESLRKVTADAIARRAGVSKATIYKWWPNKSMVALDAYLAGMTDRVPTPDTGSAEEDFTEQLKSLTAFYTSTLGRLFCQFIAEGQSDPGFLASFRERFLYARRDAARVMWRRGVDRGEIRSAVDGEIVLDLIYGPTIFRLLAGHGSLNNSESEAMVEAAFGGLRRLDYQRPRKKAGSLVKRRNGQR; encoded by the coding sequence ATGAGAAAACAGCAAACCCCGGAACTCGCGGAGAAGCCGAGGAAACGCGGGAGACACCGCAGCCTCGAGGCAAAGACAGCCATTCTGAAAGCGACACTTCAGTTGCTGGAGCGCGAGTCGCTGCGCAAAGTGACCGCGGATGCAATCGCAAGACGGGCTGGTGTCAGCAAGGCCACGATCTACAAGTGGTGGCCGAACAAGAGCATGGTGGCCCTGGACGCTTATCTGGCCGGAATGACGGACAGGGTTCCAACGCCCGATACGGGGTCGGCCGAAGAAGATTTTACCGAGCAGCTGAAGTCATTGACCGCTTTCTATACCTCTACGCTAGGGCGGCTCTTCTGCCAGTTTATTGCGGAAGGGCAGAGTGATCCGGGATTTCTGGCCTCGTTTCGAGAACGTTTCCTCTATGCCCGCAGAGATGCTGCGCGTGTCATGTGGCGCCGCGGCGTAGACCGTGGCGAGATTCGCAGCGCTGTCGACGGGGAGATCGTTCTCGACCTGATCTATGGGCCCACCATCTTTCGATTGCTCGCCGGCCACGGCTCACTCAACAACTCAGAGTCTGAGGCAATGGTGGAAGCTGCGTTCGGAGGTTTAAGGCGACTTGATTATCAGCGCCCTAGGAAGAAGGCCGGCTCTCTCGTAAAACGCCGAAATGGGCAACGATGA
- a CDS encoding sugar phosphate isomerase/epimerase family protein, which yields MTCHTRRNFLQSATAAIVYSSSFLKSDRLWASPFGLPIGLQLYSVREMLAKDYEGTLKQIAALGYQEVEAAGYFDRSPEQVKSAMSAAGLKCVSAHYSYSSLSKDFDKIVAFNRELGVRYIICAFPGIKDPSRLKDTSYPTMIRSFTLEDYRWNADQFNKFGEKVKAAGMKFGYHNHTMEFGKQGGVVPLDEMIRLTDPELVTFELDCGWVIVGGANPVDYLQRYPSRISMLHVKDFKHTDKSVSVMEPPPAAELGKGTLDYRPVFEAAKKANLRHYFVEQEAYDIPPLEALKIDADYMKKLTV from the coding sequence ATGACCTGTCATACACGTAGAAACTTCCTCCAGTCTGCCACCGCCGCGATCGTCTATAGTTCCTCTTTTCTGAAGAGTGATCGATTATGGGCTTCCCCCTTTGGCCTGCCGATCGGCCTCCAGCTCTATTCCGTCCGCGAGATGCTCGCAAAAGACTACGAGGGAACGCTCAAACAGATCGCCGCGCTTGGCTATCAGGAGGTTGAGGCGGCAGGCTACTTCGACCGCTCGCCCGAGCAGGTCAAGAGCGCGATGTCGGCAGCCGGTCTCAAGTGCGTCAGCGCTCACTACTCCTACTCGAGTCTGAGCAAAGACTTCGATAAGATCGTCGCCTTCAACAGAGAGCTGGGCGTGCGGTACATCATCTGCGCCTTCCCTGGTATCAAAGACCCATCGCGGTTGAAAGACACGTCTTATCCCACAATGATTCGCTCTTTCACCCTGGAGGACTATCGATGGAACGCCGATCAGTTCAACAAGTTTGGCGAAAAGGTGAAGGCCGCCGGCATGAAGTTCGGTTATCACAACCACACTATGGAGTTTGGCAAACAGGGTGGTGTCGTTCCACTCGACGAGATGATCCGCCTGACCGATCCTGAGTTGGTGACCTTCGAATTGGACTGCGGGTGGGTCATCGTTGGCGGTGCCAATCCGGTGGACTATCTTCAGCGCTATCCTTCTCGAATCTCCATGCTTCATGTCAAAGACTTCAAGCACACCGATAAGTCGGTGTCTGTCATGGAACCGCCTCCCGCGGCTGAATTGGGGAAGGGAACCCTGGATTACCGTCCAGTCTTTGAGGCGGCGAAGAAAGCAAACCTGAGACATTACTTTGTCGAGCAGGAAGCATATGACATCCCGCCCCTGGAGGCGCTTAAGATCGACGCCGACTACATGAAAAAACTCACAGTTTAG
- the pdxR gene encoding MocR-like pyridoxine biosynthesis transcription factor PdxR, which yields MEVALNLDPISRIALYRQIYDGLRGGIVGGRFEAGAKLPASRALATSLGVSRITVTECYDRLISEGYLETRRGSGTFVCSLLPETDMYASSVTVEIDPEPQSSAPIRLSAYGDLINAPIRPPIPPGIIRLDSHGPDVASFPRKLWTRLLVRRMQEDGLNLLQYTQEFSGNTDLRVAVAHYLRMSRAVVCDPSQIIITSGSQQAIYLAARIFLDPSDFAAIEAPGYRFAGRIFSSQGATLLPIPVDRNGMQVSQLKRHADKTVKLVYVTPSHQYPRGVSLSIPRRMDLLAWAKQAGALILEDDYDSEYRYNERPLPSIQGMVPDAPVLYVGTFSKLLFPTLRLGYLVVPRAFQNVFTGAKLLCDLQSSSIDQRILTDFLTEGHLEPYVRKMRIIYGNRRAVLVESLQKHFGRRVTIYGDHAGMHFLADFQIDLSETEAFDRALAAGVRLERVYWPACSEVERPGHVQFVFTFAARSEEELVLAAEKLARAFLS from the coding sequence ATGGAAGTAGCCTTAAATCTCGATCCCATCTCCCGGATAGCTCTCTATCGCCAGATCTACGATGGCCTGCGCGGCGGAATCGTCGGAGGAAGGTTCGAGGCTGGCGCCAAACTGCCTGCCTCACGAGCTCTCGCAACCTCGCTCGGTGTCTCGCGAATCACAGTCACCGAGTGTTACGACCGCCTGATCTCGGAGGGATATCTCGAAACCCGTCGCGGTTCGGGAACCTTCGTCTGTTCCTTGCTGCCCGAAACGGATATGTACGCCTCCAGCGTGACCGTAGAGATCGATCCAGAGCCCCAGAGTTCTGCACCCATCCGGCTCTCCGCCTATGGCGACCTCATCAACGCGCCGATCCGACCGCCCATCCCCCCCGGTATCATTCGCCTCGACTCGCACGGACCGGACGTAGCCTCCTTTCCGCGAAAGCTTTGGACCCGGCTCCTGGTTCGACGCATGCAGGAGGACGGCCTAAACCTCCTGCAATATACCCAGGAGTTCAGCGGCAACACCGACCTGCGCGTAGCCGTGGCCCACTATCTGCGCATGTCCCGCGCCGTCGTCTGCGATCCGAGTCAGATCATCATCACCAGCGGATCCCAGCAGGCCATCTACCTAGCCGCAAGAATCTTTCTCGATCCCTCCGACTTCGCCGCGATCGAAGCGCCGGGATACCGCTTCGCCGGACGAATCTTCTCCTCCCAGGGAGCCACCCTCCTGCCGATTCCAGTCGACCGCAACGGTATGCAGGTCTCGCAACTCAAAAGGCACGCCGACAAGACGGTGAAGCTCGTCTATGTCACCCCTTCGCATCAGTACCCCCGAGGAGTTTCACTCTCGATCCCACGCCGTATGGACCTGCTGGCATGGGCAAAACAAGCAGGCGCTCTGATCCTCGAGGACGACTACGACAGCGAGTATCGATACAACGAGAGGCCGCTCCCCTCCATTCAGGGGATGGTGCCCGATGCTCCGGTACTCTACGTCGGTACCTTTTCGAAACTGCTGTTCCCCACCTTGAGGCTGGGTTATCTCGTCGTGCCCCGTGCCTTTCAGAATGTATTTACAGGGGCCAAACTGCTCTGCGATCTTCAAAGCTCTTCGATCGACCAGCGCATCCTCACAGACTTTCTCACTGAGGGACATCTCGAACCCTATGTCAGAAAGATGCGGATCATCTACGGCAACCGCCGCGCCGTGCTGGTCGAATCCTTGCAGAAACACTTCGGCCGCAGAGTCACAATCTACGGAGACCATGCAGGGATGCACTTCCTGGCTGACTTCCAGATCGACCTCTCCGAAACGGAGGCCTTCGACCGCGCACTCGCCGCCGGGGTGCGGTTAGAGCGCGTCTATTGGCCGGCATGTTCCGAGGTAGAGCGCCCCGGCCACGTCCAATTCGTCTTTACCTTCGCGGCTCGCAGCGAAGAGGAGCTTGTTCTCGCAGCGGAAAAACTGGCTCGCGCCTTTCTCTCCTGA